One window of Myxosarcina sp. GI1 genomic DNA carries:
- a CDS encoding helix-turn-helix domain-containing protein: MEELKASELIAIAALASGKTINQAATEAGVNERTIDRWLKKPEFKAELRSIVTTTYRSQLNQLQSLLCRGIERLSQILDDEQTTAPDIIRTVHLLLSAADRYQESSLTERVENLELEINNEV; encoded by the coding sequence ATGGAAGAATTAAAGGCATCCGAATTAATTGCGATCGCCGCTTTGGCAAGTGGAAAAACGATCAATCAAGCCGCCACCGAAGCTGGTGTCAACGAGCGAACCATAGATCGTTGGCTTAAGAAACCCGAATTTAAAGCCGAATTACGCTCAATCGTTACAACTACCTATCGCAGCCAATTAAACCAGCTACAAAGCCTTCTCTGTCGCGGTATAGAACGGTTAAGTCAGATCCTAGACGACGAACAAACGACCGCTCCAGACATCATTAGAACCGTGCATTTATTGTTGTCTGCCGCCGATCGCTATCAAGAGTCAAGCTTGACTGAACGAGTAGAGAATTTAGAACTGGAGATTAACAATGAAGTTTAA